The following proteins are encoded in a genomic region of Opisthocomus hoazin isolate bOpiHoa1 chromosome 4, bOpiHoa1.hap1, whole genome shotgun sequence:
- the PASK gene encoding PAS domain-containing serine/threonine-protein kinase isoform X2, whose product MAAEAYSPSGGGLLPSVGLGLAHLNDSDKLSRSYPSSSKRRRSQLSELCRLRASLSGDGEKWSSYCLSSLTACNICTSKIGNLWDSASLSTSTGSSASCSFLHALTGEVSSQHVRTAARNPNKAIFTVDVNTSEILVANDKACKLLGCSSQNLIGQKLSRLISKSSQEVWEAVDEESIETDECSSVVSGTVVDVIGHLEEKIPVSVWLRRIRSKDNQCCVVVLEPVERLSASVSFTVDGEITSCDLLFAHLHGYPTLEEVVGVHIKDLIPSVQIPPLGKKIPKNLRIQRAVGQSREGGMFPLSLNLQVSLLEEDQAVVQKDGVLQTENEGSFPGYHYSATVMVYSTISGLITVLSDGTICGIKDSFALMLFGYEKKELLGKNITFLIPGFYNNMERSSDCSLLLPPLDDSMGTESECIFEDVIACRATGSGCCNKDSSFLAASSASLLSRDEEQKLEERHKEDKLIHGETKKKNGTSFFSAPSPPEVASTPSNSEDDIAADGLSGHQREPYPEICLDRIRAVEQCRTVEAAGSSNSQMISVRVSPTSSDSGQFVLGQNMKVPVRSSDSAVSGASKTQSAGETSILPNQLQVHHQDLKEVNCQQISRLPYEILKHQHSPDAWGQTSSVNVAWLPRLEDNLDTSSYGPIKPPAYVACNSPGTPTIDEPWSGAAPDCRQDFQSHMVTEQSSKPNLVCDAKHASLEHIVVEKCLPNDASSFFANERNTICDVCSGNKMVCSASAPGVATTSECVKESDTELNCICSGLEVLDLNVGVKGKSDNCLGITSALVGASSSNAVDSAISTMLTQKNNAFSTGQEKQLLNGVAIEDDSGWLVPQRHLANSEESCKAFLEKPETLAKTVGYNVNQSPLQSKGSAEDDCQLRWQQNTEIKATSTPVKQEGRLNPAAPLTLEILEGSYTGNCCHRDGSQLSILFEVKRVELKDSAMLFCVRVVKDLLQSQKEAVAKTQLLLSSLASSTQSIGDLSTHSLGEAIRSASLFENSRRDEELERLRACEGEYAKNYNTLSLIGKGSFGFVWTARGKKDHQEVVVKFIWKERVLEDCWVDDPDLGRVTQEIAILLKLHHPSIIKVLDVFENEHFFQLVMEKHGSGLDLFTFIDNQPNLDEPLASYIFRQLVSAVGYLHCRNVLHRDIKDENIVIAEDFTIKLVDFGSAAYLEPGKLFYTFCGTIEYCSPEVLSGKPYHGPELEMWSLGVTLYTLVFGENPFCELEEAMAAVLSPPRPVSKGLMDLITGLLHPAPEQRTTLAMLAEDCWLKQPVNLGDYTWEEVYVSAETERSRFRNSSG is encoded by the exons ATGGCAGCCGAGGCTTATAGCCCCTCTGGAGGGGGCCTTCTGCCATCAGTAGGCTTAGGCCTTGCTCACTTGAATGACTCGGATAAGCTAAGTAGATCCTACCCCTCGTCCAGCAAGAGGAGGAGAAGTCAGCTCTCTGAACTCTGCCGGCTTAGAGCGTCTCTGTCTGGTGATG GGGAGAAATGGAGTTCTTACTGTTTGTCTTCACTGACAGCTTGTAACATTTGTACCAGCAAAATTGGTAACTTGTGGGATTctgcctccctctccacttccacTGGAAGTTCTGCTTCTTGCTCCTTTTTGCATGCCCTCACTGGGGAGGTATCCAGCCAACACGTCCGAACGGCCGCACGCAATCCAAACAAAGCCATCTTCACCGTGGATGTCAACACATCAGAG atCCTAGTGGCTAATGACAAAGCCTGCAAGCTGCTTGGGTGTAGTAGTCAGAATCTCATTGGTCAAAAGCTGTCCCGCCTGATATCCAAATCCAGTCAAGAAGTTTGGGAAGCTGTGGATGAGGAGTCCATAGAAACTGATGAATGTTCATCGGTGGTGTCGGGAACTGTG GTGGATGTTATAGGCCATCTGGAAGAGAAGATCCCTGTTTCAGTCTGGCTGAGGCGAATAAGAAGTAAGGACAACCAGTGTTGTGTGGTTGTGCTGGAACCAGTGGAAAGACTTTCAGCTTCTGTTTCCTTCACGGTTGAC GGAGAGATAACTTCATGTGACCTCCTTTTTGCCCATCTCCATGGCTACCCAACATTGGAAGAAGTGGTTGGGGTCCACATAAAGGACCTGATTCCTTCTGTGCAGATCCCTCCTCtaggcaaaaaaatcccaaag aACCTCAGGATCCAGCGAGCTGTAGGCCAGTCCAGAGAAGGTGGCATGTTTCCTCTCAGTTTAAATCTGCAAGTAAGCCTTCTGGAGGAGGACCAAGCGGTAGTGCAGAAAGATGGTGTTCTGCAGACAGAAAACGAAGGTTCTTTCCCAGGCTATCATTACTCTGCTACAGTCATGGTTTATTCCACCATCAGTGGTCTTATTACTGTCCTGTCAGACGGAACCATCTGTGGCATCAAGGATAGTTTTGCTTTAATGCTCTTTGGCTATGAGAAGAAAGAACTGTTGGGAAAG AACATTACGTTCCTGATCCCTGGTTTCTATAACAACATGGAGAGAAGCAGTGACTGTTCTTTGCTATTACCTCCTCTTGATGACTCCATGGGGACAGAGAGTGAGTGCATCTTTGAAGATGTTATTGCCTGCCGTGCAACTGGCTCTGGCTGCTGTAACAAAG ACAGCAGCTTCTTGGCTGCATCTTCAGCAAGCCTTCTGTCAAGAGATGAAGAGCAGAAATtggaagaaagacacaaagaggaCAAATTAATACATGGTGAGACTAAAAAAAAGAATGGGACCAGTTTCTTTTCTGCTCCCTCACCTCCTGAAGTGGCATCCACACCCTCCAATAG TGAAGACGACATTGCTGCCGATGGTCTGTCAGGCCACCAGAGAGAGCCTTACCCTGAAATCTGTCTTGACAGAATCAGAGCAGTGGAACAGTGTAGAACAGTGGAAGCTGCAGGATCAAGTAATTCTCAGATGATCTCTGTAAGGGTCTCTCCCACGTCATCTGATTCAGGACAGTTTGTTTTAGGTCAGAACATGAAGGTTCCAGTAAGAAGCAGTGATAGTGCAGTATCTGGTGCATCCAAGACTCAAAGTGCCGGTGAGACTAGTATCTTGCCTAACCAATTGCAAGTTCATCATCAAGACCTCAAGGAAGTAAATTGTCAGCAGATCAGTAGGTTACCGTATGAAATACTGAAGCATCAGCACTCGCCTGATGCCTGGGGACAAACTTCTTCAGTAAATGTTGCCTGGTTGCCTAGGCTAGAAGACAATCTAGATACCTCATCCTATGGCCCAATTAAGCCCCCTGCTTATGTTGCTTGTAACTCCCCTGGAACACCAACAATAGATGAGCCATGGTCTGGGGCAGCACCAGACTGCAGACAAGACTTTCAAAGCCACATGGTTACAGAGCAATCGTCAAAACCAAACTTGGTGTGTGATGCAAAACATGCCAGTCTTGAACACATTGTTGTTGAAAAGTGCCTGCCGAATGATGCTTCATCCTTCTttgcaaatgaaagaaatacTATCTGTGATGTTTGCTCAGGAAATAAAATGGTTTGCAGTGCTTCTGCACCAGGAGTTGCCACAACCTCTGAATGTGTTAAAGAATCAGACACTGAGCTGAACTGTATTTGCTCTGGGCTTGAGGTACTGGATCTAAATGTTGGTGTCAAGGGGAAATCAGACAATTGTTTAGGTATTACCTCAGCTCTTGTAGGAGCATCCTCCTCTAATGCAGTGGACTCGGCTATAAGCACTATGTTAACTCAGAAAAACAATGCCTTTTCAACTGGGCAAGAAAAGCAGCTGTTGAATGGTGTTGCCATAGAAGATGATTCTGGGTGGCTGGTCCCCCAAAGGCATTTAGCAAACTCTGAAGAATCCTGCAAAGCATTTCTTGAGAAGCCTGAAACTCTTGCAAAGACTGTGGGCTACAACGTCAACCAAAGCCCACTGCAAAGCAAAGGTAGTGCGGAAGACGACTGTCAGTTGCGTTGGCAGCAAAATACAGAGATAAAAGCAACATCAACCCCAGTGAAACAAGAAGGAAGGCTGAATCCAGCAGCTCCTTTGACCTTGGAGATTCTGGAAGGCAGCTACACTGGGAATTGCTGTCACAGAGATGGTTCACAATTAA GTATACTTTTTGAAGTGAAACGTGTAGAACTAAAGGACTCTGCCATGCTTTTCTGTGTCCGGGTGGTGAAAGACCTTCTACAGAGCCAGAAGGAAGCTGTGGCAAAGACTCAGCTTTTGCTCTCCAGTCTAGCAAGCTCTACCCAGTCTATTGGAGATCTTTCTACACATAGTCTTGGAGAA GCCATCAGATCAGCTTCACTGTTTGAGAATTCCCGAAGAGATGAAGAGCTTGAAAGATTAAGGGCATGTGAGGGAGAATACGCAAAAAATTACAACACTCTCAGTCTTATTGGCAAAGGATCTTTTGGCTTTGTATGGACTGCCAGAGGCAAGAAAGATCATCAGGAG GTTGTCGTAAAGTTCATCTGGAAGGAGAGGGTGCTTGAGGACTGCTGGGTAGATGATCCTGATCTGGGGAGAGTTACTCAAGAAATAGCAATCCTGTTGAAGCTGCATCACCCCAGTATCATTAAG GTGCTGGATGTATTTGAAAATGAACACTTTTTCCAGCTGGTGATGGAGAAGCATGGATCTGGTCTGGATCTCTTTACATTCATTGATAATCAGCCCAACTTGGATGAGCCATTAGCGAGCTATATATTCAGACAG ctTGTATCAGCTGTTGGGTACCTCCACTGTAGAAACGTCCTTCACAGAGATATCAAGGATGAAAACATTGTCATTGCTGAAGATTTCACAATTAAATTGGTGGACTTTGGTTCGGCTGCCTACCTGGAACCTGGCAAATTGTTTTATACCTTCTGTGGGACAATTGAGTACTGCTCACCAGAAGTGCTGTCTGGCAAACC ATACCATGGCCCTGAGCTGGAGATGTGGTCCCTTGGTGTCACCCTTTACACCCTCGTATTTGGAGAGAATCCCTTCTGTGAGCTGGAGGAGGCCATGGCAGCTGTCCTCAGTCCTCCTCGACCTGTGTCAAAAG gtctcATGGACCTCATCACTGGGCTTTTGCATCCTGCTCCGGAGCAGCGCACGACTCTCGCAATGCTAGCAGAGGATTGCTGGCTGAAGCAGCCAGTGAACCTGGGGGATTACACCTGGGAGGAGGTATATGTCTCTGCTGAGACAG AACGCAGCAGATTCAGAAACAGCTCTGGGTGA
- the MTERF4 gene encoding transcription termination factor 4, mitochondrial — translation MAGRLLRGGGRAAAAGWARLPRALPGAPGPSPRRGCGEAAGLRAMGFNEEQAQRLLGLQPRLGPQRREQAAAELLLLGLSAEAALGLLERSPALLRMPTERLRERAAELRRLGLDGGRLQRAVSRCPQLFTAPRSRMAAAVRLLRERCLFTAEQLREVLATCPAVLLEEPRRLHHHFQYVYFRMGVQQKEMVKARLFRVPFGELRNRHVFLERRGLYQTPHKGQTQTGNPKLKDILQLPEKDFLASLARSTPEEYEVFKKLLAREEEEEEKEEEEEEDEDALCTEEDEDLDSEGSRTARD, via the exons ATGGCGGGGCGGCtgctgcgcggcggcgggcgggcggccgcggccggctgggcccggctgccccgcgccctCCCGGGCGCGCCCGGGCCGAGCCCCCGGCGCggctgcggggaggcggcggggctgcgggccaTGGGCTTCAACGAGGAGCAGGCCCAGCGGctcctggggctgcagccccggctcggcccgcagcgccgggagcaggcggcggcggagctgctgctgctggggctcagcGCCGAGGCCGCGCTCGGGCTGCTGGAGCGGAGCCCGGCGCTGCTGCGGATGCCGAcggagcggctgcgggagcgggccgCGGAGCTGCGGCGCCTGGGGCTCGACGGAG GCCGGCTGCAGCGGGCGGtcagccgctgcccgcagctcTTCACCGCGCCCCGGAGCAGGATGGCGGCGGCGGTTCGGCTGCTGCGGGAGCGGTGCCTCTTCACGGCGGAGCAGCTGCGGGAGGTGCTGGCGACGTGCCCCgccgtgctgctggaggagccgcgCCGCCTCCACCACCACTTCCAG tACGTGTACTTCAGGATGGGGGTCCAGCAGAAGGAGATGGTGAAGGCCCGTCTCTTCCGCGTACCCTTTGGCGAGCTCAGGAACCGGCATGTCTTCCTGGAGCGCCGGGGGCTCTACCAGACCCCGCACAAAGGCCAGACCCAAACCGGCAACCCGAAGCTGAAGGACATCCTTCAGCTCCCGGAGAAAGACTTCCTGGCCAGCCTGGCCCGCTCCACCCCGGAGGAGTACGAGGTCTTCAAGAAGCTGCTGGCtcgagaggaggaggaagaggagaaggaggaggaagaagaggaggatgaggatgcgCTATGCACAGAGGAAGATGAAGACTTGGACAGTGAAGGAAGTCGAACAGCCCGGGACTGA
- the PASK gene encoding PAS domain-containing serine/threonine-protein kinase isoform X1: MAAEAYSPSGGGLLPSVGLGLAHLNDSDKLSRSYPSSSKRRRSQLSELCRLRASLSGDGEKWSSYCLSSLTACNICTSKIGNLWDSASLSTSTGSSASCSFLHALTGEVSSQHVRTAARNPNKAIFTVDVNTSEILVANDKACKLLGCSSQNLIGQKLSRLISKSSQEVWEAVDEESIETDECSSVVSGTVVDVIGHLEEKIPVSVWLRRIRSKDNQCCVVVLEPVERLSASVSFTVDGEITSCDLLFAHLHGYPTLEEVVGVHIKDLIPSVQIPPLGKKIPKNLRIQRAVGQSREGGMFPLSLNLQVSLLEEDQAVVQKDGVLQTENEGSFPGYHYSATVMVYSTISGLITVLSDGTICGIKDSFALMLFGYEKKELLGKNITFLIPGFYNNMERSSDCSLLLPPLDDSMGTESECIFEDVIACRATGSGCCNKDSSFLAASSASLLSRDEEQKLEERHKEDKLIHGETKKKNGTSFFSAPSPPEVASTPSNSEDDIAADGLSGHQREPYPEICLDRIRAVEQCRTVEAAGSSNSQMISVRVSPTSSDSGQFVLGQNMKVPVRSSDSAVSGASKTQSAGETSILPNQLQVHHQDLKEVNCQQISRLPYEILKHQHSPDAWGQTSSVNVAWLPRLEDNLDTSSYGPIKPPAYVACNSPGTPTIDEPWSGAAPDCRQDFQSHMVTEQSSKPNLVCDAKHASLEHIVVEKCLPNDASSFFANERNTICDVCSGNKMVCSASAPGVATTSECVKESDTELNCICSGLEVLDLNVGVKGKSDNCLGITSALVGASSSNAVDSAISTMLTQKNNAFSTGQEKQLLNGVAIEDDSGWLVPQRHLANSEESCKAFLEKPETLAKTVGYNVNQSPLQSKGSAEDDCQLRWQQNTEIKATSTPVKQEGRLNPAAPLTLEILEGSYTGNCCHRDGSQLSILFEVKRVELKDSAMLFCVRVVKDLLQSQKEAVAKTQLLLSSLASSTQSIGDLSTHSLGEAIRSASLFENSRRDEELERLRACEGEYAKNYNTLSLIGKGSFGFVWTARGKKDHQEVVVKFIWKERVLEDCWVDDPDLGRVTQEIAILLKLHHPSIIKVLDVFENEHFFQLVMEKHGSGLDLFTFIDNQPNLDEPLASYIFRQLVSAVGYLHCRNVLHRDIKDENIVIAEDFTIKLVDFGSAAYLEPGKLFYTFCGTIEYCSPEVLSGKPYHGPELEMWSLGVTLYTLVFGENPFCELEEAMAAVLSPPRPVSKGLMDLITGLLHPAPEQRTTLAMLAEDCWLKQPVNLGDYTWEEVYVSAETERSGGQRRAGDRAACSRSACAQLLEESVPLMSVYNCSDTGWVLKL, from the exons ATGGCAGCCGAGGCTTATAGCCCCTCTGGAGGGGGCCTTCTGCCATCAGTAGGCTTAGGCCTTGCTCACTTGAATGACTCGGATAAGCTAAGTAGATCCTACCCCTCGTCCAGCAAGAGGAGGAGAAGTCAGCTCTCTGAACTCTGCCGGCTTAGAGCGTCTCTGTCTGGTGATG GGGAGAAATGGAGTTCTTACTGTTTGTCTTCACTGACAGCTTGTAACATTTGTACCAGCAAAATTGGTAACTTGTGGGATTctgcctccctctccacttccacTGGAAGTTCTGCTTCTTGCTCCTTTTTGCATGCCCTCACTGGGGAGGTATCCAGCCAACACGTCCGAACGGCCGCACGCAATCCAAACAAAGCCATCTTCACCGTGGATGTCAACACATCAGAG atCCTAGTGGCTAATGACAAAGCCTGCAAGCTGCTTGGGTGTAGTAGTCAGAATCTCATTGGTCAAAAGCTGTCCCGCCTGATATCCAAATCCAGTCAAGAAGTTTGGGAAGCTGTGGATGAGGAGTCCATAGAAACTGATGAATGTTCATCGGTGGTGTCGGGAACTGTG GTGGATGTTATAGGCCATCTGGAAGAGAAGATCCCTGTTTCAGTCTGGCTGAGGCGAATAAGAAGTAAGGACAACCAGTGTTGTGTGGTTGTGCTGGAACCAGTGGAAAGACTTTCAGCTTCTGTTTCCTTCACGGTTGAC GGAGAGATAACTTCATGTGACCTCCTTTTTGCCCATCTCCATGGCTACCCAACATTGGAAGAAGTGGTTGGGGTCCACATAAAGGACCTGATTCCTTCTGTGCAGATCCCTCCTCtaggcaaaaaaatcccaaag aACCTCAGGATCCAGCGAGCTGTAGGCCAGTCCAGAGAAGGTGGCATGTTTCCTCTCAGTTTAAATCTGCAAGTAAGCCTTCTGGAGGAGGACCAAGCGGTAGTGCAGAAAGATGGTGTTCTGCAGACAGAAAACGAAGGTTCTTTCCCAGGCTATCATTACTCTGCTACAGTCATGGTTTATTCCACCATCAGTGGTCTTATTACTGTCCTGTCAGACGGAACCATCTGTGGCATCAAGGATAGTTTTGCTTTAATGCTCTTTGGCTATGAGAAGAAAGAACTGTTGGGAAAG AACATTACGTTCCTGATCCCTGGTTTCTATAACAACATGGAGAGAAGCAGTGACTGTTCTTTGCTATTACCTCCTCTTGATGACTCCATGGGGACAGAGAGTGAGTGCATCTTTGAAGATGTTATTGCCTGCCGTGCAACTGGCTCTGGCTGCTGTAACAAAG ACAGCAGCTTCTTGGCTGCATCTTCAGCAAGCCTTCTGTCAAGAGATGAAGAGCAGAAATtggaagaaagacacaaagaggaCAAATTAATACATGGTGAGACTAAAAAAAAGAATGGGACCAGTTTCTTTTCTGCTCCCTCACCTCCTGAAGTGGCATCCACACCCTCCAATAG TGAAGACGACATTGCTGCCGATGGTCTGTCAGGCCACCAGAGAGAGCCTTACCCTGAAATCTGTCTTGACAGAATCAGAGCAGTGGAACAGTGTAGAACAGTGGAAGCTGCAGGATCAAGTAATTCTCAGATGATCTCTGTAAGGGTCTCTCCCACGTCATCTGATTCAGGACAGTTTGTTTTAGGTCAGAACATGAAGGTTCCAGTAAGAAGCAGTGATAGTGCAGTATCTGGTGCATCCAAGACTCAAAGTGCCGGTGAGACTAGTATCTTGCCTAACCAATTGCAAGTTCATCATCAAGACCTCAAGGAAGTAAATTGTCAGCAGATCAGTAGGTTACCGTATGAAATACTGAAGCATCAGCACTCGCCTGATGCCTGGGGACAAACTTCTTCAGTAAATGTTGCCTGGTTGCCTAGGCTAGAAGACAATCTAGATACCTCATCCTATGGCCCAATTAAGCCCCCTGCTTATGTTGCTTGTAACTCCCCTGGAACACCAACAATAGATGAGCCATGGTCTGGGGCAGCACCAGACTGCAGACAAGACTTTCAAAGCCACATGGTTACAGAGCAATCGTCAAAACCAAACTTGGTGTGTGATGCAAAACATGCCAGTCTTGAACACATTGTTGTTGAAAAGTGCCTGCCGAATGATGCTTCATCCTTCTttgcaaatgaaagaaatacTATCTGTGATGTTTGCTCAGGAAATAAAATGGTTTGCAGTGCTTCTGCACCAGGAGTTGCCACAACCTCTGAATGTGTTAAAGAATCAGACACTGAGCTGAACTGTATTTGCTCTGGGCTTGAGGTACTGGATCTAAATGTTGGTGTCAAGGGGAAATCAGACAATTGTTTAGGTATTACCTCAGCTCTTGTAGGAGCATCCTCCTCTAATGCAGTGGACTCGGCTATAAGCACTATGTTAACTCAGAAAAACAATGCCTTTTCAACTGGGCAAGAAAAGCAGCTGTTGAATGGTGTTGCCATAGAAGATGATTCTGGGTGGCTGGTCCCCCAAAGGCATTTAGCAAACTCTGAAGAATCCTGCAAAGCATTTCTTGAGAAGCCTGAAACTCTTGCAAAGACTGTGGGCTACAACGTCAACCAAAGCCCACTGCAAAGCAAAGGTAGTGCGGAAGACGACTGTCAGTTGCGTTGGCAGCAAAATACAGAGATAAAAGCAACATCAACCCCAGTGAAACAAGAAGGAAGGCTGAATCCAGCAGCTCCTTTGACCTTGGAGATTCTGGAAGGCAGCTACACTGGGAATTGCTGTCACAGAGATGGTTCACAATTAA GTATACTTTTTGAAGTGAAACGTGTAGAACTAAAGGACTCTGCCATGCTTTTCTGTGTCCGGGTGGTGAAAGACCTTCTACAGAGCCAGAAGGAAGCTGTGGCAAAGACTCAGCTTTTGCTCTCCAGTCTAGCAAGCTCTACCCAGTCTATTGGAGATCTTTCTACACATAGTCTTGGAGAA GCCATCAGATCAGCTTCACTGTTTGAGAATTCCCGAAGAGATGAAGAGCTTGAAAGATTAAGGGCATGTGAGGGAGAATACGCAAAAAATTACAACACTCTCAGTCTTATTGGCAAAGGATCTTTTGGCTTTGTATGGACTGCCAGAGGCAAGAAAGATCATCAGGAG GTTGTCGTAAAGTTCATCTGGAAGGAGAGGGTGCTTGAGGACTGCTGGGTAGATGATCCTGATCTGGGGAGAGTTACTCAAGAAATAGCAATCCTGTTGAAGCTGCATCACCCCAGTATCATTAAG GTGCTGGATGTATTTGAAAATGAACACTTTTTCCAGCTGGTGATGGAGAAGCATGGATCTGGTCTGGATCTCTTTACATTCATTGATAATCAGCCCAACTTGGATGAGCCATTAGCGAGCTATATATTCAGACAG ctTGTATCAGCTGTTGGGTACCTCCACTGTAGAAACGTCCTTCACAGAGATATCAAGGATGAAAACATTGTCATTGCTGAAGATTTCACAATTAAATTGGTGGACTTTGGTTCGGCTGCCTACCTGGAACCTGGCAAATTGTTTTATACCTTCTGTGGGACAATTGAGTACTGCTCACCAGAAGTGCTGTCTGGCAAACC ATACCATGGCCCTGAGCTGGAGATGTGGTCCCTTGGTGTCACCCTTTACACCCTCGTATTTGGAGAGAATCCCTTCTGTGAGCTGGAGGAGGCCATGGCAGCTGTCCTCAGTCCTCCTCGACCTGTGTCAAAAG gtctcATGGACCTCATCACTGGGCTTTTGCATCCTGCTCCGGAGCAGCGCACGACTCTCGCAATGCTAGCAGAGGATTGCTGGCTGAAGCAGCCAGTGAACCTGGGGGATTACACCTGGGAGGAGGTATATGTCTCTGCTGAGACAG AAAGATCTGGTGGTCAGCGGCGAGCGGGCGACAGGGCAGCCTGCAGCCGCTCGGCCTGCGCGCAGCTCCTCGAGGAAAGCGTCCCGCTAATGAGCGTTTATAATTGTTCTGATACAGGGTGGGTTTTAAAGCTGTGA